The following proteins are co-located in the Eleginops maclovinus isolate JMC-PN-2008 ecotype Puerto Natales chromosome 23, JC_Emac_rtc_rv5, whole genome shotgun sequence genome:
- the LOC134860024 gene encoding small integral membrane protein 32-like: MLRQILLNSTHTPDFDLVLMAQSSTHAPSSLNASHEGSVSVAALLRPTAGRGGGGLREGELHKPDLITYIVMCLLLFLLVLLIVFFINCQLRNSFFASMPYDRSLREARTSYK, from the coding sequence ATGCTAAGGCAGATCCTCCTCAACTCGACCCACACCCCGGACTTCGACTTGGTGCTCATGGCCCAGTCCTCTACGCACGCGCCTTCCTCCCTGAACGCCTCCCACGAAGGGTCGGTGAGCGTGGCCGCTCTCCTGAGACCCACTGCggggcgaggaggaggaggactccGGGAGGGCGAGCTCCACAAACCGGACCTGATCACATACATAGTCATGTGCCTGCTGCTCTTCCTGTTGGTGTTGCTCATTGTGTTCTTCATCAACTGTCAGCTGCGGAACTCTTTCTTCGCTTCCATGCCATATGACAGGTCACTGAGAGAGGCCAGGACCTCCTACAAGTAA